A genomic region of Planococcus kocurii contains the following coding sequences:
- a CDS encoding sugar transferase, with amino-acid sequence MNRSKGGIYKRFLKRPMDFILSLIAIIALSPVFLIVTFLVRTKLGSPVLFKQERPGLNEEIFSIYKFRSMTDDRDSSGNLLPDHVRLTNFGKFLRSASLDELPGLLNILKGDMSIIGPRPLLVQYLPLYNEYQKHRHNVRPGLSGLAQVNGRNAISWEEKFKLDVEYIEKVSFLGDCKIILLTLKKVFVREGINSETAATMEYFEGSKKTEE; translated from the coding sequence ATGAACCGATCAAAAGGTGGGATATACAAACGATTTTTGAAACGTCCAATGGATTTTATTCTTTCTTTGATAGCAATTATTGCTCTTAGCCCAGTGTTCTTGATTGTGACGTTTCTTGTTCGGACAAAATTAGGAAGTCCAGTACTTTTTAAACAAGAAAGACCTGGATTAAATGAGGAAATCTTTTCAATATATAAGTTCCGATCTATGACTGATGATAGGGATTCAAGTGGTAACTTATTACCCGACCATGTACGATTGACCAATTTTGGTAAGTTCTTAAGATCAGCCTCTTTAGATGAACTGCCGGGACTTTTGAATATTTTAAAAGGTGATATGTCTATTATCGGACCTAGACCCTTACTGGTTCAGTATTTACCTTTATACAATGAGTATCAAAAACATCGTCATAATGTTAGACCAGGTTTATCAGGGCTAGCTCAGGTAAACGGTAGAAATGCTATTAGCTGGGAAGAGAAATTTAAACTTGATGTGGAATACATAGAAAAAGTTAGCTTTTTAGGTGATTGCAAAATCATCTTACTAACATTAAAAAAAGTCTTTGTTCGAGAAGGAATCAATTCTGAAACTGCTGCTACTATGGAATATTTTGAAGGAAGTAAAAAGACGGAGGAGTGA
- a CDS encoding YveK family protein — MEETISLQDLFKTLKKRAGLIALLTILAITIAGVVSFLVLTPMYETSTQILVNQEATEASQLTNQNIQTDLQLINTYSVIIKSPAILDEVSSQLGLNMSVEALNSKITVATAENSQVVNVTVQDEDPALAVDIANTTAKVFEGEIKELMNVDNVSILSPAVLKENPSPVAPNPMLNMAIAAVIGLMLGVGIAFLLEYLDTTIKTEQDIEDILGVPLLGVISPIKEDAKLEQPTTSKRRAG; from the coding sequence ATGGAAGAAACCATTAGCTTACAAGACCTGTTTAAAACACTAAAAAAACGGGCTGGATTAATAGCGTTGTTAACCATTTTAGCCATTACGATCGCAGGGGTTGTATCGTTTTTAGTGTTAACTCCAATGTATGAGACTTCCACACAAATCTTGGTCAACCAAGAAGCAACTGAAGCTTCCCAACTGACCAACCAAAACATCCAAACAGACCTTCAATTGATTAATACATATTCCGTTATTATCAAAAGCCCAGCGATTCTAGACGAAGTATCTAGTCAGCTTGGTCTTAATATGTCCGTCGAAGCATTAAACAGTAAAATTACTGTGGCAACGGCTGAAAATTCGCAAGTCGTCAATGTGACCGTACAAGACGAAGACCCGGCACTGGCCGTTGATATTGCCAACACCACGGCAAAAGTGTTTGAAGGCGAGATCAAAGAGTTGATGAACGTTGACAACGTGTCAATATTGTCACCAGCCGTATTAAAAGAAAATCCGTCACCTGTCGCACCCAACCCGATGCTCAACATGGCAATTGCGGCCGTCATTGGTTTAATGCTTGGTGTCGGGATCGCATTCTTACTGGAGTATTTGGATACGACGATTAAAACAGAGCAAGACATCGAAGACATTCTAGGCGTTCCATTACTCGGTGTGATTTCACCAATCAAAGAAGACGCAAAACTAGAGCAACCGACAACATCGAAAAGAAGGGCGGGATAG
- a CDS encoding glycosyltransferase family 4 protein: MKKNIWILNHYATNTFKDQAGRHYWFAENLIKEGYNPTIFCASTIHNSDESIDTGNHQYLSENSGSIPFVFVNTPKYGDNGKKRIINMLVFYKKLFSVTRDYAEKYGKPDIILASSVHPLTMVAGIKIAKKFGITCICEVRDLWPESIVAYGVGSKKNPLIKTLYHGERWIYRNADKLIFTIEGGKDYIIDRGWSNVDKNTVDLNKVYHINNGVDLETFNNNKKTISVNDKDLENPDTFKVVYTGSIRKVNNVRKIVKVAELFKEKEIKNIKFLIYGDGTDKPILEKYCSDNNLENVVFKGKVDKNKIPYILSNSDLNIIHFQDNDIKKYGASLNKLFEYFASGKPTISDCEFGYDLIKKYKAGLVFNNGDVEQLGAGILEFYEMPVDTYNLYSDNAFKAAKDYDFKKLTLDLINVIEN; encoded by the coding sequence ATGAAGAAAAATATATGGATATTGAATCATTATGCAACTAACACATTTAAAGACCAAGCCGGTCGCCATTATTGGTTTGCTGAAAACTTGATCAAAGAGGGATATAACCCTACTATTTTTTGTGCATCTACTATACATAATTCTGATGAAAGTATAGATACTGGAAATCATCAGTATTTGAGTGAGAATTCGGGAAGTATACCTTTTGTTTTTGTTAACACGCCTAAATACGGGGATAATGGGAAAAAAAGAATTATCAATATGCTCGTTTTTTACAAAAAACTTTTCTCAGTTACAAGAGATTATGCCGAAAAATATGGTAAGCCTGATATTATCTTGGCTTCAAGTGTCCATCCTTTAACTATGGTAGCGGGTATAAAAATTGCTAAGAAGTTTGGAATAACTTGTATTTGTGAAGTTAGAGACTTATGGCCCGAAAGTATAGTCGCTTATGGAGTAGGGAGTAAAAAAAATCCTTTAATTAAAACTTTATATCATGGGGAAAGGTGGATTTACAGAAATGCGGACAAGTTAATTTTTACAATTGAAGGTGGAAAAGATTATATTATCGATAGAGGATGGAGTAATGTTGATAAAAACACTGTTGATCTCAACAAGGTTTATCATATTAACAACGGTGTTGACTTAGAAACTTTTAACAATAATAAAAAAACTATTTCTGTAAACGACAAAGATTTAGAAAATCCAGATACCTTTAAAGTGGTGTATACCGGTTCTATAAGAAAAGTGAATAACGTTAGAAAGATTGTTAAGGTAGCTGAATTGTTCAAAGAAAAAGAAATCAAAAATATTAAATTTTTGATTTATGGAGATGGAACTGATAAACCCATACTAGAAAAATACTGTTCGGATAATAACTTAGAAAATGTAGTTTTTAAAGGGAAGGTTGATAAAAATAAAATCCCTTATATTTTAAGCAATTCTGATTTGAATATTATTCATTTTCAAGATAATGATATTAAGAAATATGGTGCAAGTTTAAATAAGCTGTTTGAGTATTTTGCTAGCGGAAAACCAACTATTTCAGATTGTGAGTTTGGGTACGATTTAATAAAAAAATATAAAGCTGGATTAGTATTTAACAATGGTGATGTTGAGCAACTAGGGGCAGGAATTTTAGAATTTTATGAAATGCCGGTAGATACCTATAATTTGTACTCTGATAATGCATTTAAAGCAGCTAAAGACTATGACTTTAAAAAATTAACTTTAGATTTAATTAATGTAATAGAGAATTAG
- a CDS encoding Gfo/Idh/MocA family protein translates to MILNFAIIGCGFIARKHALAIEKIDNANLIAVCDRIPKMMSFYSENYNVKTYTDSDEMLKNPLIDIVCICTPSGLHADIAEKVAAAKKHIVMEKPIAMTIEETDRIINASESNGVKLTIVHPNRFRTVVQETKKILDQKLLGKISHANCLVNWNRGQEYYDQASWRGTKAHDGGVLMNQAIHNLDLLLWFMGKPTEVFSLEATRLRDIEAEDVSAGIIRFENGSLANVQASTTVYPKNFEESITIFGEKGTIKIGGTNALHFEKLEVQNLDNPAIQNIVNRVEEDPWGTPGHQRIIEEIIFAIQNNAEPAVTGEDGKRALKLVLAFYESAASKTLVYI, encoded by the coding sequence ATGATATTGAACTTTGCCATAATAGGTTGTGGATTCATCGCAAGAAAACATGCATTGGCAATAGAAAAAATTGATAATGCAAATTTAATAGCGGTGTGTGATAGAATACCGAAAATGATGAGTTTTTATTCAGAAAATTACAATGTTAAAACGTATACAGATTCAGACGAAATGCTAAAAAACCCTTTAATTGATATAGTTTGCATTTGTACTCCAAGTGGTTTACATGCGGATATTGCTGAAAAAGTAGCTGCTGCTAAAAAACATATTGTAATGGAAAAACCAATTGCAATGACAATCGAAGAAACAGACCGAATAATAAATGCTTCCGAATCAAATGGAGTGAAACTTACCATTGTTCATCCAAACCGATTTAGAACAGTTGTTCAAGAAACAAAAAAAATACTTGATCAAAAACTTTTAGGGAAGATAAGTCATGCTAATTGTCTGGTTAATTGGAATAGAGGCCAGGAATATTATGATCAAGCCTCATGGCGAGGAACGAAGGCGCATGATGGTGGTGTTTTAATGAACCAAGCTATCCACAATTTAGATTTACTTCTATGGTTTATGGGGAAACCCACTGAAGTGTTTAGTTTAGAAGCTACACGCTTACGTGATATTGAAGCTGAAGATGTATCTGCAGGGATTATTCGATTTGAAAATGGGTCTTTGGCTAATGTTCAAGCTTCTACTACTGTTTATCCTAAAAATTTCGAAGAATCCATAACAATTTTTGGGGAAAAAGGAACAATTAAAATTGGGGGAACTAATGCATTACATTTTGAAAAATTAGAAGTTCAAAATCTTGATAATCCTGCCATTCAAAATATAGTTAACCGCGTAGAAGAAGATCCGTGGGGGACTCCAGGACATCAAAGAATCATTGAAGAAATCATATTTGCGATACAAAATAATGCAGAGCCAGCAGTAACTGGAGAAGATGGCAAAAGAGCTTTGAAATTAGTGTTAGCATTCTATGAATCTGCCGCATCAAAAACACTTGTATATATCTAA
- a CDS encoding DegT/DnrJ/EryC1/StrS family aminotransferase, translating to MAERILLSSPHMSDEGYEQQFVKEAFDTNWIAPLGSNVNGFEDELAAKVGSKAAAALSSGTAAIHLALIAAGVKKDDIVFCSTLTFSATANPIIYQNAIPVFIDSDYETWNMSPKALEEALVKYPQVKAVLLVHLYGLSADMDQIVALCKKYNVALIEDAAESLGTYYKGQHTGTFGDYGIFSFNGNKIITTSGGGMLVSNNEERIAKTRFWATQSRDQARHYQHSELGFNYRMSNVVAGIGRGQLKVLDDRVAKKNYIYNFYKNNLSDLEGIEFMPDNEWDKPNHWLSAMTLTGKIRPIEVMEALEKENIESRPVWKPMHMQPYFEKYDFVGTDVSESLFENGICLPSDTKITDVQLERVVKIIRGLWE from the coding sequence ATGGCAGAACGAATTTTACTTTCATCACCTCACATGAGCGATGAAGGCTACGAGCAACAATTTGTGAAAGAAGCATTCGATACCAATTGGATTGCGCCACTTGGATCAAACGTCAATGGATTTGAAGATGAGTTAGCAGCGAAGGTTGGTTCGAAAGCTGCAGCAGCGTTATCATCTGGTACTGCAGCGATTCATCTTGCACTAATTGCGGCCGGAGTGAAAAAAGACGATATTGTTTTTTGTTCAACGTTAACATTCTCTGCAACAGCAAACCCAATCATTTATCAAAATGCGATTCCGGTATTTATCGATAGTGATTACGAAACGTGGAACATGTCTCCGAAAGCGTTAGAAGAGGCTCTTGTAAAATATCCACAAGTGAAAGCTGTCCTATTAGTTCACCTATATGGACTATCTGCAGATATGGATCAGATTGTAGCACTTTGTAAAAAATACAATGTTGCATTGATTGAAGATGCAGCAGAATCTTTAGGAACGTATTATAAAGGTCAACACACAGGCACTTTTGGTGATTATGGAATTTTTTCTTTTAACGGAAACAAAATTATCACCACTTCTGGTGGTGGCATGCTTGTCTCTAACAACGAAGAGCGCATTGCAAAAACAAGATTTTGGGCTACGCAATCTAGAGATCAAGCTAGACATTATCAGCACAGTGAATTAGGTTTTAACTATCGCATGAGCAACGTGGTTGCTGGAATTGGTCGAGGACAGCTCAAAGTTCTTGATGATCGAGTGGCGAAGAAAAATTACATATACAATTTTTATAAAAACAATCTAAGTGATCTTGAAGGCATAGAATTTATGCCAGATAACGAGTGGGACAAGCCGAACCATTGGTTAAGTGCTATGACGTTGACTGGAAAGATTCGACCGATTGAAGTAATGGAAGCGTTAGAAAAAGAAAACATTGAGTCTCGTCCTGTTTGGAAGCCAATGCACATGCAGCCTTATTTTGAGAAGTATGATTTTGTTGGAACGGATGTTTCGGAGAGCTTGTTTGAGAATGGGATTTGCTTGCCTAGTGATACGAAGATTACTGATGTGCAGTTAGAGAGAGTAGTGAAGATTATTCGAGGGTTGTGGGAATAA
- a CDS encoding polysaccharide biosynthesis protein produces MSLKNRVSLLLIVDSIIVFFSIFVGYYVLYPYNDVLQNQFLLASALTIFIAHHALAMYYGLYRKVWEYASIGELTSIFKAVTWSIVVIGLVQLVYRGDVLFRALLITWMLHLLLIGGSRLSWRLFRDNTMNPKTTDLKRTLIVGAGKAGSLVSRQLLANPENGLLPVLYVDDDKNKQGLDIYGVRVVHGTTQNIADIALDNKIDIIIIAIPSLGKQETAELIKTCMDSGVRTQTIPLIEDIMTGKVSVTDIQDVKIEDLLGRDEVKLDMDKIAGQLTSKTILVTGAGGSIGSEISRQIARFGPKKLLLLGHGENSIYLIDMELRQTVAPDTEIIPIIADVQDRERILDIMNTYKPDVVYHAAAHKHVPLMESNPMEAVKNNVYGTKNVAEAAHMSGVGNFVMVSTDKAVNPPNVMGATKRFAEMIVQNLAKRSDTKFAAVRFGNVLGSRGSVIPLFKKQIAAGGPVTVTDPRMTRYFMTIPEASRLVIQAGTLAEGGEVFVLDMGEPVKIVDLAQNLIRLSGYAEGEIGINFSGIRPGEKLFEELLNDNEIQTEQVFPKIYIGKANPVSEGELTYLLEKLPDMRNDEVKDVLVSLANRKNIDLKDKELLNVSN; encoded by the coding sequence ATGTCACTGAAAAACCGTGTTTCGTTATTACTAATCGTTGACTCGATTATTGTCTTTTTCTCTATTTTTGTCGGTTATTATGTGCTTTATCCGTATAACGATGTGTTACAAAATCAATTTTTGCTCGCCAGCGCGTTAACGATTTTTATCGCGCATCACGCCCTAGCGATGTATTACGGCTTGTACCGGAAAGTATGGGAATACGCGTCCATCGGTGAGTTGACGTCGATTTTCAAAGCGGTCACGTGGTCCATCGTAGTCATTGGCCTCGTCCAATTGGTTTACAGAGGCGATGTGTTATTCCGCGCGTTACTCATTACGTGGATGCTGCATTTGTTGTTAATCGGCGGATCGCGGTTGTCTTGGCGCTTGTTTCGAGACAATACGATGAATCCGAAAACAACAGACTTGAAACGCACCTTAATCGTCGGTGCCGGAAAAGCAGGCAGCTTAGTATCCCGTCAATTACTGGCCAATCCTGAAAATGGCTTGCTGCCGGTTCTGTACGTAGATGACGACAAAAACAAGCAAGGCTTGGACATTTACGGCGTCCGCGTTGTACACGGCACGACCCAAAACATTGCCGACATCGCGTTAGATAACAAAATTGACATCATCATTATCGCCATCCCGTCACTCGGCAAACAAGAAACAGCCGAGCTGATCAAGACCTGCATGGACTCAGGTGTCCGTACACAAACCATTCCACTTATTGAAGACATTATGACCGGTAAAGTGTCAGTGACGGATATTCAAGACGTTAAAATTGAAGACTTGCTAGGACGCGACGAAGTCAAGCTGGATATGGACAAAATCGCGGGTCAACTGACGAGTAAAACCATTCTCGTCACAGGCGCGGGTGGTTCCATTGGTTCTGAAATCTCGCGTCAAATCGCGCGTTTCGGTCCGAAAAAGCTCCTGCTTCTCGGACACGGCGAAAACTCGATTTACTTGATCGACATGGAGCTGCGTCAAACCGTAGCACCGGATACTGAAATCATTCCCATTATCGCGGACGTCCAAGACCGCGAACGTATTTTAGACATCATGAATACATACAAACCGGATGTGGTGTACCACGCAGCGGCACATAAACACGTCCCGCTGATGGAAAGCAATCCGATGGAAGCGGTCAAAAACAATGTCTACGGCACAAAAAACGTCGCAGAAGCCGCACACATGAGCGGCGTTGGTAATTTCGTCATGGTGTCAACGGACAAAGCCGTCAACCCACCGAACGTCATGGGCGCAACGAAACGTTTTGCCGAAATGATTGTGCAAAACTTAGCAAAACGTAGTGATACGAAATTTGCGGCTGTACGCTTTGGTAATGTACTCGGCTCTCGCGGCTCGGTCATTCCACTTTTTAAAAAACAAATCGCAGCAGGTGGCCCGGTTACGGTAACCGACCCACGCATGACCCGTTATTTCATGACCATTCCAGAAGCATCGCGTTTAGTGATTCAAGCGGGAACACTCGCTGAAGGTGGCGAAGTGTTTGTCCTCGATATGGGCGAACCGGTGAAAATTGTCGATCTTGCGCAAAATTTAATCCGCTTGTCGGGTTACGCAGAAGGCGAAATTGGCATTAACTTTTCTGGGATTCGTCCAGGCGAGAAGTTGTTTGAGGAATTGTTGAATGACAACGAGATTCAGACAGAGCAAGTGTTTCCGAAGATTTATATTGGAAAAGCGAATCCGGTTAGTGAGGGTGAGTTGACTTATTTGTTGGAGAAGTTGCCTGATATGCGGAATGATGAGGTTAAGGATGTTTTGGTTTCTTTAGCAAATAGAAAGAATATCGACTTGAAAGATAAAGAACTACTTAATGTTAGCAATTAA
- a CDS encoding LytR family transcriptional regulator, with the protein MGRREKKNKKKKWPWVFGILGVIVIGLGIYLFTVYTSFTNTLEEIHEPIEREASDKRTTDQEVVLSDQDPFSVLLLGVDEREDDRGRSDTMVVMTINPADQSTKMVSIPRDTYTEIVGRGTTDKINHAYAFGGIEMSMATVENLLDIPIDYVMQVNMEGFQDIVDAVGGVEVNNTLAFDEFAKGTIALDGEEALGYVRMRKQDPEGDFGRQNRQKQVIQGIMKKGASVNSLLNYQDIFTALGDNVRTNMTFDEMMDVQSNYRDAIGTVDQLMVEDGTGETINGIWYYVMDDAELAEIQSTLKAHLNM; encoded by the coding sequence ATGGGCAGAAGAGAAAAGAAAAACAAGAAGAAAAAATGGCCATGGGTATTCGGCATACTCGGTGTCATTGTAATCGGTCTCGGCATTTATTTGTTTACGGTTTATACGAGTTTTACGAACACCTTAGAAGAAATTCATGAACCGATCGAACGCGAAGCATCCGACAAGCGCACGACGGACCAAGAAGTTGTCCTCAGTGATCAAGATCCGTTTTCGGTGTTGCTGCTCGGTGTTGACGAACGCGAAGATGATCGTGGGCGCTCGGATACGATGGTGGTTATGACCATCAACCCCGCAGACCAATCGACGAAAATGGTATCGATTCCGCGTGATACGTATACCGAGATTGTCGGACGCGGCACGACCGATAAGATTAACCACGCGTATGCGTTTGGTGGCATTGAAATGTCGATGGCGACGGTTGAGAACTTGTTGGATATTCCGATTGACTATGTGATGCAAGTGAACATGGAAGGTTTCCAAGATATTGTCGATGCGGTTGGCGGTGTGGAAGTAAATAACACGTTAGCGTTTGATGAGTTTGCTAAAGGGACGATTGCGCTTGATGGCGAAGAGGCTTTGGGGTATGTGCGCATGCGTAAGCAAGATCCTGAAGGTGATTTTGGTCGTCAGAATCGTCAAAAGCAAGTGATTCAAGGGATTATGAAAAAAGGCGCTTCGGTGAATAGCTTGTTGAATTATCAGGATATTTTCACGGCGCTTGGTGATAATGTGCGGACGAATATGACGTTTGATGAGATGATGGATGTGCAGTCGAATTACCGCGATGCGATCGGTACGGTTGATCAGTTGATGGTGGAGGATGGCACGGGCGAGACGATTAATGGGATTTGGTATTATGTTATGGATGATGCGGAGCTTGCGGAGATTCAGTCGACGTTGAAGGCGCATTTGAATATGTAA
- a CDS encoding SGNH/GDSL hydrolase family protein produces the protein MKWYKIAAVLAVIICVIALVFSYLTWQDKLDNVLVKPESVEAEASDQQKDKEDPNKNVDSVNTERLTANMDEQLQQLFTTRNDNGDDLKLLVAGSAALESGEPGYAERLAVSLEEAYGEFIDVAVASMEGTSEALASVDLSAGYDVVLLEPMTLMNNDRVAIEQEREHIRAFDARLANEVDDAVIVLHPSQPIFGAGYYLAQITALSEFAETNDYAYIDHWSAWPDTDDVGLKDYLAQDGLPNDKGAALWAQELEAYFIAN, from the coding sequence ATGAAATGGTATAAAATCGCAGCTGTGTTAGCTGTTATTATTTGTGTGATTGCGCTAGTTTTTAGCTATTTAACGTGGCAAGACAAACTAGATAACGTGTTGGTCAAACCAGAAAGTGTAGAGGCTGAGGCCAGTGATCAACAGAAAGACAAAGAAGACCCCAATAAAAATGTCGATTCTGTGAACACCGAACGATTGACTGCCAACATGGACGAACAGTTGCAGCAACTTTTTACTACCCGAAACGACAACGGGGACGACTTAAAACTACTCGTTGCCGGGTCTGCAGCGTTGGAGTCTGGTGAGCCGGGTTACGCAGAGCGACTCGCTGTTTCGTTAGAAGAGGCGTATGGTGAATTTATCGATGTGGCGGTTGCTTCTATGGAAGGAACTTCTGAAGCACTTGCCTCGGTGGATCTTTCGGCAGGTTATGACGTCGTACTTCTTGAACCCATGACTTTGATGAATAACGACCGCGTCGCCATTGAACAAGAACGCGAACACATTCGAGCGTTTGATGCGCGACTTGCGAATGAGGTAGACGATGCCGTCATCGTACTCCATCCTTCTCAACCGATTTTTGGTGCGGGTTATTATTTGGCGCAGATTACAGCGTTAAGTGAATTTGCTGAAACAAATGACTATGCTTATATCGACCACTGGTCTGCATGGCCAGATACGGACGATGTTGGTCTAAAAGACTATTTGGCGCAAGACGGGTTACCCAATGACAAAGGCGCTGCATTATGGGCACAAGAACTGGAAGCGTATTTTATCGCTAACTAA
- a CDS encoding acetyltransferase: MKQIVIIGAGGFGREVAWLVERINQVKEEWDLIGFVDDEEEIQGKEVNGYKVVGNIEWLMTQELYVVNAIGDPLVKKKVIQRLKGSKNTYPVLIDPSVIYSSSVSFGEGAIICAANILTTNIKVGNHVIINLDCTIGHDANLGDYTTVLPSVNISGFVETAECVSIGTGTAVIQGVKIGANTVVGAGAVVVKELPANCVAVGAPAKPIKFNIDKVEDL, translated from the coding sequence ATGAAACAAATAGTAATTATTGGCGCAGGCGGCTTTGGAAGAGAAGTTGCATGGTTAGTTGAAAGAATTAACCAGGTTAAAGAAGAATGGGATCTCATAGGTTTTGTAGATGATGAAGAAGAAATTCAAGGTAAAGAAGTTAATGGCTATAAAGTAGTCGGTAATATTGAATGGCTAATGACACAAGAATTGTATGTTGTAAATGCAATCGGTGATCCATTAGTTAAAAAGAAAGTTATACAAAGATTAAAAGGAAGTAAGAATACTTACCCAGTTTTAATTGACCCAAGTGTAATTTACTCTAGCAGCGTATCTTTTGGTGAAGGAGCTATTATTTGTGCTGCAAATATTCTAACCACAAATATCAAAGTTGGGAATCATGTAATCATAAATTTAGATTGTACTATTGGCCATGATGCAAATCTTGGTGACTATACAACGGTATTGCCGAGTGTGAACATATCTGGTTTTGTTGAGACTGCTGAATGTGTAAGTATTGGTACAGGAACAGCAGTTATTCAAGGCGTGAAAATTGGAGCAAATACTGTTGTCGGAGCTGGAGCAGTTGTAGTGAAAGAATTACCTGCTAATTGTGTGGCTGTTGGCGCACCGGCTAAGCCGATAAAATTCAATATTGATAAAGTAGAAGATCTTTAA
- a CDS encoding tyrosine-protein phosphatase produces the protein MIDTHAHILPGLDDGAETMEQTKRLLEKAVEEQLTGIIATPHAFHPNFTTNLAALNKQLEGVNSWIAEQQLPITIYSGQECRLGEKLPEKLAAKEALTLAGSRYVLLELPSSGIPAYTVPIIQQLIMKNYVPIIAHAERNQGIIEKPERLKKLLLHGAMAQVTAGSVAGSFGKAIQRTAMSLIDANLIHVYGSDVHSLDKRPFLFNEGLDYLEKKNQHDMVDIFLENNERILLDEHFHVLEPEDISKGKWWKLFT, from the coding sequence ATGATCGACACGCACGCCCATATCCTGCCTGGACTTGACGACGGGGCAGAAACAATGGAACAAACAAAGCGACTGCTGGAAAAAGCGGTAGAAGAGCAACTTACCGGCATTATTGCAACGCCGCATGCTTTTCATCCGAATTTCACGACCAATCTCGCGGCTTTAAACAAGCAATTAGAGGGGGTCAATAGCTGGATTGCCGAACAGCAATTGCCAATTACCATTTACAGTGGACAAGAATGTCGACTTGGTGAAAAACTTCCTGAAAAACTAGCTGCAAAAGAAGCCTTAACACTAGCGGGGTCGCGCTACGTGTTGTTGGAGTTGCCGTCTTCTGGTATTCCAGCGTACACGGTGCCCATTATTCAACAGTTAATCATGAAAAACTACGTACCGATCATTGCCCACGCCGAACGCAACCAAGGCATCATCGAAAAACCAGAGCGCTTGAAAAAGCTCTTGCTTCACGGTGCGATGGCGCAAGTGACGGCGGGTTCTGTTGCAGGAAGCTTTGGCAAAGCCATTCAACGCACGGCGATGAGCTTGATCGACGCGAATTTGATCCACGTTTACGGCTCCGATGTCCATAGCCTCGACAAACGGCCATTCCTCTTTAACGAAGGCCTCGATTACTTGGAGAAAAAAAACCAGCACGACATGGTGGATATTTTCCTGGAAAACAATGAACGCATTCTATTGGACGAACATTTCCATGTATTAGAGCCTGAAGACATCTCTAAAGGAAAATGGTGGAAACTATTTACTTGA
- a CDS encoding CpsD/CapB family tyrosine-protein kinase: protein MARKKKVLQETARKLIAFTTPRSFVAEQFRTLRTNINFSSPDAEVHTLVITSAAPSEGKSTTAANLAVVFAQEGKKVLIVDGDMRKPTTHYTFRMGNTIGLSSVLTRQNTIDEVIRPTAVEHLDLMTCGPIPPNPAELLASRSMTTLIDQLKNRYDLIIFDAPPVLSVTDGQILANKCEGTILVVSSGNTEKDMAVKAKEAIESSNSRLIGAVLNNFALPKDNYYYQYYGTKE, encoded by the coding sequence ATGGCAAGAAAGAAAAAAGTTCTGCAGGAAACTGCACGTAAACTCATCGCATTTACAACACCACGCTCGTTTGTAGCAGAGCAATTCCGTACACTGCGTACCAACATCAACTTTTCATCACCAGACGCAGAAGTCCATACACTAGTCATCACCTCAGCGGCGCCTTCTGAAGGAAAGTCAACGACGGCTGCAAACTTAGCAGTTGTGTTTGCACAAGAAGGCAAAAAAGTATTGATCGTTGACGGCGATATGCGAAAACCAACGACGCATTATACATTCCGGATGGGGAACACAATTGGTTTATCCAGTGTGTTAACGCGTCAAAACACCATTGATGAAGTGATTCGTCCAACAGCGGTTGAACACCTCGACTTGATGACATGTGGTCCGATTCCCCCAAACCCAGCAGAGCTATTAGCGTCAAGATCCATGACTACTTTAATCGACCAACTCAAAAACCGGTACGACTTGATCATTTTCGATGCACCGCCTGTGTTGTCCGTAACCGATGGACAAATTTTGGCGAACAAATGTGAAGGCACGATTCTTGTTGTCAGTTCAGGCAATACCGAAAAAGACATGGCGGTCAAAGCCAAAGAAGCGATTGAATCTTCGAATAGTCGATTGATTGGTGCCGTATTGAACAACTTCGCGCTGCCAAAAGACAATTATTATTACCAATACTATGGGACAAAAGAGTAA